From Salmo salar chromosome ssa09, Ssal_v3.1, whole genome shotgun sequence:
GCCCGAGCCTGGTCAGGGTCTACTGTGACATGACTGAAGGGGGCGGATGGACAGTCATCCAGAGACGCTCAGATGGCAGCCAGTCTTTCAACAGGTAAAACACAAATACGACTCAGATGTTATGTAATAATAAGATTACAGTAACATTCTTCTGTATGTGAATGAGTAATGTGTTGGCTTCATATCTAATTTGTATGCAGGCCCTGGAGGGATTATCAGCGGGGGTTTGGTGACCTGCAGTCAGCCAGTGGGGAGTTCTGGTTGGGGAATGACAACTTATATTACCTAACTTCACAAGGTAAATGTGAGACCTTACAATGTCTGAAAAGTCAAGACAACtgtgagagagtgacagagagatgaGGAATTAGAGTTTTGACTAAAGGCTACCATCACCCCTTGGCTTTAGGTGACTACAACCTGAGGATCAACTTAGCTGACTTTGAGGGAGTACAACGCTATGCAGTGTACAAAAACTTCAAAGTTGCAGATGAGAAGGTGTTGTATTCTGTGGTTTTCATTTTTACACCTCTGCTCAACAAGTGTCCACATGGAATGATGACGACGTTGTCTTTGGGTGATGTTTCTATCTGTCCGTGTCAGTGGGTCATggggaagatctcaattgcacactccttgtgtcctttctcctctctctttgtctccttctcaaaacctattggatgagaaagccagaggtcccgcccctctgaccttctcctccaatgggttttgaggagatgaggagagagagaggacgtgaAGATTGGTGAAgatcaggggtattcaactcttacctcAAGAGGTCCAGTGCCTGCTgcctttctgttctacctgataattaattgcatacACACCCAGGAACAATgacaaaatgcagtggaactggcttcatgGTCCAtagttgagtttgaggggtctAGATGGACAACTCATCAGTTGTTTCCTTTAGGAAAAATGAAAGGAAATAACAGATCAAAGGTTAAACAAACCAGGAGGAGACACTACCAATATGTCAATTGTATGAAAAACCCAAAATTCTATGATGCAACTCATTCCTCTCTTAGAGTTTTGCTTACCATCCACTTATTACAGTTGAGGAGTTCGTTTTTTGGAGGTGTGCATTGTGCTCACTATATTACCATCATGTTTATCCCCAGGAGTTTTACCAGCTGCAGTTTGGTGAGTTCTCTGGTGACTCTGGTGACTCTCTATCAGGCAGTTACCACCCAGAGGTCCAGTGGTGGGCCAGTCACCAGGGAATGAAGTTCAGCACCTATGACAAAGACAACGACCGCTACGAACGCAACTGTGCCCAGGAGGACAAGGGAGGCTGGTGGTTCAACAGGTTCTTCATCCTCATTCTCTCTGTCAATGGTCTAGGCTACTAAAAGGGCTACTTTGGGACATGTCACAAGTTCTCTCTCTAATCTAGTCATTCAAAGAATACATCATCTGACATTATGACAAATAAAATACACTTCATGATTCTTTATTTATCCTAATTCTTGCTGTTCTGTTtcgtttccactagatgtcactctGCCAACCTGAATGGCTACTACTACCATGGTGCCTACAGTGCTGTGACAGACAATGGAGTAGTCTGGTACACCTGGCATGGCTGGTGGTACTCCCTCAAGTCTGTAGTCATGAAAATAAGGCCGGCTGCTTTTGAACCCAATATTGTCTGATCCTGTGGATACAATCCATGAATGTAGGCTAAAACCGTGTATTATTTAGTCACATAAGCTACAGTATGCAAGAAGCAGAAGTGTTTGAATTCCTTCCAGCTCACAATGATGTGCTCTTATCATTCTCAATAAGCGCCTTGCTTGCAAATCTGATTAAAGGATtccttaaaatgttttattggttgtttttctgtctcactgtctattCAAATTTCCCTAAAAAGAAAAACCTGCAGGGAAAGAAGAATGGACTGTCAACAATGAAAGCCAGACAGACTATTTCAAACACTTTCTAAAAAGAGGAGAGTGCTTAGGCTTGGTGAGTGTTGTGTGTGCAATAATTAGGCATAGGCCTACCATCCTACTAACTGAAGGCTATCTCACCTCAGGCCCTGACATCCAGGGCTATGCTTAGTAGGCAGTTAGCATACATTGTcgaatgttgcagatagaaatgccatgaaATGAAGAATAGAGCCAACTTGATTCCTTAATAGATATAGAACCTGTGATATGGTCTGTGCCTTGTTAGCCTATTCTACATTTTAGAGAGACATGTTTGTTCTACAGCATATTTCTAACTGAACATTTCAAAACGTTGCGTCCTGCTGAACGCACCCAAGGTGAGCGCGAACTCAAAGAGTGGCTCGTGCAGCAAGTTACGCGCATATTTGGTCCATCTGGGAAAACCATTCGATTTGCCCATATCAACTCAAACATGGTTCATCTTGTGTGATTTTTCTACATACACGCAGCAATTAACACAAGCTAACATTTTTCGTTAATTTAGTTTGCAGTAGGCTCGACTTTTAAAGATGTATGAAAAAATATGATAGTCTCGGAACCTCTTTAGAAAAAGCAACGCTTCAAATAAAAATGATGACTAAACTCCACTCCCTCACCATGGACTCCCGagttgcgcagcggtctaaggcactgcttctcagtgctggaggcgtcactacagaccctggttcgatttcaagctttatcacaaccggccatggttgggagtcctatagggcgatGGCAGCATAATTGGCAGCATCGTCCAGGcttggccttcattgtaaataagaatttgttcttaactgacttgccaagttaaataaataaataatagtcATTTTCCAATGGTGGAGTTTGTTTTGCGTGTCTGGGTGCCCCAGGTGGGTGGAGATTACACGTAAAGgtatacttcgggattttggcaatgaagccctttatctactttccCAGAGTCGGATGTCTCTGTATCCAGTATAAAGGAAATAAAAGGTAGTTTTGCGAGTCAATGCTAACTAGTATTAGCACAATGATAacgtctatggtatctactagctATCAGTTACCATAGACTGAAGTCAttgcgctagttagcaacttccttaaaactgcacgcagagacatagaAATTGTGTCCACGAGTTCATCTAAcacattgccaaaatcctgaagtatccctttaaggacCAATATAATGATCTAAAATGCCTAAACTCCACCCACCCGGGGCACCGGGCCCTACTAAACACCCAACCAATCAATCAGTTTTTTTTTATTCCCATTGAGATCGGTCACTAAACCCAGGAGGCCATTTTGATATGT
This genomic window contains:
- the fgl1 gene encoding fibrinogen-like protein 1, producing MRTFRLFFIGLIFIMDMSLSSSDECQQETVRLRAQLKTLEVQVMKQQQQLIQTLSSQRTEQLALDQDTFHDLGDHQYRDCAQIFNAGNKGSGFYTIRPMASPSLVRVYCDMTEGGGWTVIQRRSDGSQSFNRPWRDYQRGFGDLQSASGEFWLGNDNLYYLTSQGDYNLRINLADFEGVQRYAVYKNFKVADEKEFYQLQFGEFSGDSGDSLSGSYHPEVQWWASHQGMKFSTYDKDNDRYERNCAQEDKGGWWFNRCHSANLNGYYYHGAYSAVTDNGVVWYTWHGWWYSLKSVVMKIRPAAFEPNIV